In Halorientalis sp. LT38, a genomic segment contains:
- a CDS encoding alcohol dehydrogenase catalytic domain-containing protein, with product MRVAAFSELTGPDGVSIVDRPTPEPARGEAVVGVEACAINRHDLWILEGDSAMVDTDDLPFVSGLDVAGTVEAVGEGVTGAEPGDRVVLCPNDTCGTCRYCREGPENLCENYSLFHGGLADQARVQADRLVALPEDVGTVEAAALPTAYMTAWHMLRRIDAAAGDVVCIPGVTGGVGVAGVQLATTLGAHSVGTSSARAKLDRVESLGLDHAIESTDPDEIRSQVADVGPVDGVLNHLGGEYTQLGLDVLRRDGRMAVCGRTAGQTSEIDIPDLFLGHKRVIGSTMGTQADLERIVGFVADGAFTPEIDVTYPLAETGAAFAAMQDRESVGKLVVTP from the coding sequence ATGCGCGTCGCTGCGTTCAGTGAACTGACCGGCCCGGACGGAGTCTCGATCGTGGACCGACCGACGCCCGAACCCGCACGCGGAGAGGCGGTCGTCGGCGTCGAGGCGTGCGCGATCAACCGCCACGACCTCTGGATCCTCGAAGGCGATTCGGCGATGGTCGACACGGACGATCTGCCCTTCGTCAGCGGCCTCGACGTCGCCGGGACCGTCGAGGCGGTCGGCGAGGGTGTCACCGGCGCCGAACCGGGAGACCGCGTGGTGCTCTGCCCGAACGATACCTGCGGAACCTGTCGATACTGCCGGGAGGGCCCGGAGAACCTGTGTGAGAACTACTCGCTGTTCCACGGCGGCCTCGCCGACCAGGCCCGCGTGCAGGCCGACCGCCTCGTCGCGCTCCCCGAGGACGTGGGGACGGTCGAGGCCGCTGCGCTGCCGACGGCCTACATGACCGCCTGGCACATGCTCCGCAGGATCGACGCCGCAGCCGGCGACGTGGTATGTATCCCGGGCGTGACCGGCGGCGTCGGCGTCGCGGGCGTGCAACTCGCGACCACGCTCGGCGCCCACAGCGTGGGGACGTCGTCCGCCCGCGCGAAACTCGATCGCGTCGAGTCGCTGGGCCTCGACCACGCGATCGAGAGCACCGACCCGGACGAGATACGATCCCAGGTCGCCGACGTCGGGCCGGTCGACGGCGTGCTCAACCACCTCGGGGGCGAGTACACCCAGCTGGGGCTCGACGTCCTGCGACGCGACGGCCGGATGGCGGTCTGTGGGCGGACCGCGGGGCAGACATCCGAGATCGACATTCCCGACCTCTTCCTGGGCCACAAACGCGTCATCGGGAGCACGATGGGGACGCAGGCCGACCTCGAACGGATCGTCGGGTTCGTCGCCGACGGCGCGTTCACCCCGGAGATCGACGTGACCTACCCGCTCGCGGAGACCGGTGCGGCGTTCGCGGCGATGCAGGACCGCGAGAGCGTCGGGAAGCTCGTCGTCACGCCCTAG
- a CDS encoding acyl-CoA dehydrogenase family protein encodes MDLLTEDVVPESARDVKQEAREFAAEHIEPVAAEYYESGDYPWEVLEAGMDAGLVAQDVSEEYGGRGFSLEEVLAIAEEFYRADAGIALTLQLASFGAAILEEYGEEGQKEEFLRPVGENDQISGLAVSEPETGSDLAGMQTRAEKEGDEWVLNGEKYWIGNGVEADWVTLYARTGDDEDNRYGNFSLFVVPTDIDGYEAEHIPEKMGFRASKQAHVELNDARIPEDHLIGTEGTGFYMLADFFNHGRVVVGGHGLGLAAAAIEEAYDFVHGRQAFGRDVSEFQKVQHVLADMRTEFEAARSLNWRAAEKVESDDRAGFWAAQAKVKSTETATMCAERGMQLHGGRSVLTENRISRVYRDVRIPVIYEGANEIQRNLIYGQW; translated from the coding sequence ATGGACCTGCTTACGGAGGACGTGGTCCCCGAGAGTGCCCGTGACGTGAAACAGGAGGCGCGGGAGTTCGCGGCCGAGCACATCGAACCGGTCGCGGCGGAGTACTACGAGTCCGGCGACTACCCCTGGGAGGTGCTCGAAGCCGGCATGGACGCCGGCCTGGTCGCCCAGGACGTGAGCGAGGAGTATGGTGGACGCGGGTTCTCGCTAGAAGAGGTGCTGGCGATCGCAGAGGAGTTCTACCGCGCGGACGCAGGGATCGCGCTGACCCTCCAGCTTGCGAGTTTCGGGGCGGCCATCCTCGAGGAGTACGGCGAGGAGGGCCAGAAAGAGGAGTTCCTCCGGCCGGTCGGCGAGAACGACCAGATCTCCGGACTCGCCGTCTCCGAACCCGAGACCGGCAGCGACCTCGCGGGGATGCAGACCCGCGCGGAGAAGGAGGGCGACGAGTGGGTGCTGAACGGCGAGAAGTACTGGATCGGCAACGGCGTCGAGGCCGACTGGGTGACGCTGTACGCCCGCACCGGCGACGACGAGGACAATCGGTACGGCAACTTCTCCCTGTTCGTCGTCCCCACCGATATCGACGGCTACGAGGCCGAGCACATCCCCGAGAAGATGGGCTTTCGCGCCTCCAAGCAGGCCCACGTCGAACTGAACGACGCCCGGATCCCCGAGGACCACCTCATCGGCACCGAGGGGACCGGCTTCTACATGCTCGCGGACTTCTTCAACCACGGGCGCGTCGTCGTCGGCGGCCACGGCCTCGGCCTCGCGGCGGCAGCGATCGAGGAAGCCTACGACTTCGTCCACGGCCGGCAGGCCTTCGGGCGGGACGTCAGCGAGTTCCAGAAGGTCCAGCACGTCCTCGCGGACATGCGCACGGAGTTCGAGGCCGCCCGGTCGCTCAACTGGCGCGCCGCCGAGAAGGTCGAATCGGACGACCGGGCCGGCTTCTGGGCGGCCCAGGCGAAGGTGAAGTCCACGGAGACGGCGACGATGTGCGCCGAACGCGGGATGCAACTCCACGGCGGGCGCTCCGTCCTGACCGAGAACCGCATCTCGCGGGTCTATCGGGACGTCCGCATCCCGGTGATCTACGAGGGCGCGAACGAGATCCAGCGGAACCTGATCTACGGCCAGTGGTGA
- a CDS encoding SDR family oxidoreductase, whose amino-acid sequence MTGSSELEGRICIVTGGGRGLGAATAKHLADEGASVVVNDLGTDLSGEGQSAEPAEETVEAIREAGGTATAHFGDVTDLDYTEELVADTVAEYGRVDACVNFAGVLRDAYLTEMTGEEWDTVIDVHLRGHFALLRNLARHWQETAEDADAERSFVGVTSPSALGNAGQANYSAAKAGVLGLVRTASAELRRYDARANALLPVAYTRMIEDIPEEKRPFGEDELPPEKVAPVVGYLVGEAAEGVTGRTVRAQGDMVSLVSNPTDEASLVDPEGWTVAKLGERFHELLE is encoded by the coding sequence ATGACGGGCAGTTCGGAACTCGAGGGGCGGATCTGTATCGTGACCGGTGGCGGCCGGGGACTGGGCGCTGCCACGGCGAAACACCTGGCGGACGAGGGTGCGTCGGTCGTCGTGAACGACCTCGGCACCGACCTCTCGGGGGAGGGCCAGAGCGCCGAACCCGCCGAGGAGACCGTCGAGGCCATCCGCGAGGCTGGCGGCACCGCGACGGCCCACTTCGGCGACGTGACCGATCTCGACTACACCGAGGAACTCGTCGCCGACACCGTCGCCGAGTACGGGCGCGTCGACGCCTGCGTCAACTTCGCGGGCGTCCTCCGGGACGCCTACCTCACCGAGATGACCGGCGAGGAGTGGGACACGGTTATCGACGTCCACCTGCGCGGGCACTTCGCACTCCTCAGGAACCTCGCGCGCCACTGGCAGGAGACCGCCGAGGACGCCGACGCCGAGCGATCCTTCGTCGGCGTCACGAGCCCCTCGGCGCTGGGTAACGCCGGCCAGGCGAACTATTCGGCCGCCAAGGCCGGCGTGCTGGGACTGGTCCGCACCGCGTCGGCGGAACTGCGCCGGTACGACGCCCGCGCCAACGCGTTGCTGCCGGTCGCCTACACCCGGATGATCGAGGACATCCCCGAGGAGAAACGCCCCTTCGGCGAGGACGAGCTCCCGCCGGAGAAGGTGGCACCCGTGGTCGGCTACCTCGTCGGCGAGGCCGCCGAGGGCGTCACCGGCCGGACGGTCCGGGCGCAGGGCGACATGGTGTCGCTCGTCTCGAACCCGACCGACGAGGCGTCGCTGGTCGACCCGGAGGGCTGGACGGTCGCCAAACTCGGCGAGCGGTTCCACGAACTGCTGGAGTGA